The following DNA comes from Bacteroidota bacterium.
AAAGTTCCTTAACCGTTGGTAATACCCCCATCCAAATAATATCGTCAATGGTGTAGTCATTGCCAAAGATAAATTCTTCTCCTGACTCAACATCAATAATTCCGGTTAAGCCTGCTACGTTCAAGCCAAAATAATAGCTAAAGCTGCTGTCCTGGCGGAAGTGATAACCGTTGTCCTTATAATTCATGGAACTTTCTTCATTACCCAATATGAGAATAATACCGGATTCTATTTTAGATTTTAAGGTCTGACGACGTGCGATATAAGTTTCTTTTTTAAACATGATCTGAATGATTTAAGATTATACTTAATATGATCCTCAAACTTAGCTAAGTTGGACCACAAATCAAAAATATTTAGGTGATAAAAAAGTGTTAGCTCAGAAACGCAGCAATATCTTTTAAAACAATGATCCCAAGTAATGGATTGTTTTCTGTGCCATTTTTGGTGATTAGCAAGGCATCATAATAGCGGTTAACAGGGTTCTGTTTATAAGATTGTTTGTACAGTTCAGCAGCTTGATAGATTGTAAAATCAGAAGGGATGATTGCAAAATTCCGGCGATTACTTGAATTGTTTAAAACTTCGCTAATTATTGTTTCAGATGGTTTTACTTCAGATAAACCGGATAACCATTCAACTATTTGCAAGCTATTAAGGACATCAATCACGACGTTATTTTCAGTAATCGGTATTTGTGAAATTTTAAATTCATGAATGAGTTTAAGTGCTTCCGAAAGTTTATCATTAATATTAACTGTGTGCACTGGTTTGAAGAAAATTTCTACTTTTTCCGGGTTTTTTACTTTCTCCCAAATTTCGCTAAAGTGTTTAACAACCTTATCTCTGGGAACAGCGATCGCTTCTCCGTCCTTATCAAAATTATGCATGATGGCGTTACGCAGATCACCATAG
Coding sequences within:
- a CDS encoding CBS domain-containing protein codes for the protein MSDNAELFLGTFNEFEKFLKYTYNHGKHDSFRILIFQASRHNPMVKKYKNDLITYGDLRNAIMHNFDKDGEAIAVPRDKVVKHFSEIWEKVKNPEKVEIFFKPVHTVNINDKLSEALKLIHEFKISQIPITENNVVIDVLNSLQIVEWLSGLSEVKPSETIISEVLNNSSNRRNFAIIPSDFTIYQAAELYKQSYKQNPVNRYYDALLITKNGTENNPLLGIIVLKDIAAFLS